A segment of the Sphingopyxis sp. OAS728 genome:
GCGCCGCGATCGACGCCGAATCGCGCGCAAGCGCCGAAGCCAATGCCGCGAAGGACGCCGCCGCCAAGCTCGACCGCGACCTCAAGCAGGCGCGCGCCGAAGAAGAGGCGCTGGCGTCGCGCGAAAATCGCATCGCGCTCGCGGGCGTCTTGTTCGTGATCGGCGCGCTCGCTGCCGGCGCCGGCCTGCTCTTCTACAATCAGAAGAATCTGCGCAACGCGAAGATCGCGGGCGGCGCGGGCGCGGTGCTGATCCTTGGCGCTGCGGTCCTGTTCGCCACGCGTCCCGACGCGCACGCCGAAATCGCCGAGGAAGCGGCGACCGCCGCCGTCACCGAGGCGCCCAAACTCGCACAGGGCAATCTGCTCTGCACGATCCGCCCCGACCGCAGCCGCATCACCGTATCGGCGACGACCGACGTGCCGATCAGCATCGGCAAGGGCGGCTGCGTCAACGGCCGCACCCAATATACGCAGGCGTCGGACGACCGTTGGCAGCGCATTCTCGTGCCGAACGAGGAAGCGACCGTCACCGTTGCGTCGATCGATTCGGCGGGACGCGACTATCGCGTCGAACGCTATCTGCTCGATGCCGAGACGATGGCGAAGGCGCGCGAGACGCGCGCGGCGATCACGCTCAAGAGCTGCACCGCCAATCCCGACGAACTTGCCGGCCTCGCGGCGCAGCAGGATGCGATCCGCAGCGCGCTTCCCGCGACTCCCAACGAACGGCTCGTCTATCGCTGCCAGCCTGCGGCGGGGGCGGCTGCGGCTTCAACCGGAAACTGACGGGTCCGGGTAAAGGCCAAGCGCGTCGGCAATATGCGCGGCTGCATCGGCCGGCGACAACATGCCGCTGTCGATGTCGACCGCGGCCGGCGGCAGCGGCGGGTAGGCAAAGGCACCCTGCGCTTCCAGTTCGCGGAGCAGCGCCAGCGACGACAATTTGCCGCAGGCCTGCCGCGACGGCGCCGCGACCCGCGCTTCGATCACGTCGGGCGCACAATGCAGCGCGACGAAGTCGACCGTCCCGCCCGCCGCCTCGACAATGGACACGGCGCGCGCCGGGAAATCGGGAGCGACGCTCGCTTCGGGATGAAAGGTGAAGATGAGCGAGCGCCCTTCGGCGGCGGCAGCGCGAAACACATCCATCCACATCCGCTCGCGCAGCTCGACAAAGGCCGGGCTGCCGAACGGGAAAACCGCGAGCAGCGCATCGACGACGAGATGATTGTGGAACAGCGACAGCCCGGTGCGCGCGGCAAGTTCGCGGGCGACGGTCAGCTTGCCGCTCGCAGCAGGGCCATGGATGAAGACAAGCTTCACGCCGCTCTCCATACCGGAAAGGTCGCGACGAGGAACGTCAGGAGCAGCGCTGCCATGCCGAGATCGGAGATCATCGCGACATTCTCCGAAAATTCGCGGCTCTTGTTCGTGACGTGGAGCGCACCCGCCATCGCATAGAAAAGCATCCCCGCGATCGCCATCGGCACCACCCAGTCGGGACGTTTGATCGACGCGATCGCGATCAGCCCGACCGTGAGGTTCCAGAACCCCAGTTCCTGCGCGAGCGGAAAGGCCGCCTTGTCGGTCACGCCGAAAATGCCCGTCGCGGTCAGCTCGGGTTTCACGATCTGCCTTGCTCCCGCGATCAACAGCCGCACGCCGACGCCCCAGAAGACGAACCATTTGCCGACAAGCTGCCATAGCGGCGCGGTCCCCGCCCCGGTCCAGCGTTCGATCAATACCGACGCCGCCGGCAGGACCAGCATGGTCAGCAAAACAACCGTCAGATGCATGGCGCCCTCCCCTGCGCTGGGCTTATCCCCCGCACGCCCTGAACAGCATCAGCGTCCGTTCGCGCGCCAGATCGGCGCTCGCCTCGTGATAATCCTTGCGCCGGTCGCTGTTGAACCCGTGCCCCGCTTCATAAACGAAAATCTGCGCAGTCGGATGATCCTTCGCGATCAGCGCCTCGACGCCCTCCATCGGGATGCCGTCGTCGTAACGGCCAAAATGGGCGATCGCGGCGCAGGCGGGCGCCTCGTCCTTGAACATCGTGGGCACGAGGCTGCCGTAAAAGGCCGAAGATGCGGCGAGGTCGGGGCTGATCTGCGCCATCCGCCACGCGACCGAGCCGCCATAGCAATAGCCGGTAATGAACACCGGGCCCTTTCCTTTGAGCGCGTCGATGCACGTCTGCGCATCCTTCAGGCTCTGCTCGAACGGATGGAGCTCGCGCGCGAGCTCAACCGCGCGCTGGAACTGCGGGCCCGAATAGTCGCTCTCGAACCCCGGATGCTCGCGGTCGAAGAGCGCGGGGCTCAGCACCTCATAGCCCTCGGCGGCAAAATCGTCGCACATCTCGCGGATATGGTCGGTGACCCCGAAGATTTCCTGGATCAGGACCAGCCCGCCCCGACGCTCGCCCACAGGTGCCGCATGATAGACAGCGATCTCGGCGCCATCGTCCATCGTCATCCGGATCATCTCGCCCATCATCGTCCCTCTCATCCGTTCGGACTGAGCTTGTCGAAGTCCCGTCCTTCTTTGCGGAACTTTTGAAGAAAGAACGGCCCTTCGACAAGCTCAGGGCGAACGGCTTTGGGGGTGAGCCTTGATTAGCCCCACCCCCGCCTTGCATTGCAGCAAAATCGTTGCTAGGCGCGCCGCGACTTCGCGTGGGGGGCATTCGTCGAATATCCCCGAAAAGAGCGCGACCCATCCCCCACGGGATCGTAGAAAAGGACTTTCACGCGTGGAGAATTCCGGCGGCATTCAAGGCAACATCACGGCGGGCCTCGCGGGCCGTTATGCGGTCGCTTTGTTCGATCTGGCGCGCGAATCGAACGCGATTGACGCGGTGGCCAAGAGCCTCGCGACGCTCAAGACCGGCCTCGCCGATTCGGCAGACCTGTCGGCGCTGATCGCCAGCCCGGTCGTCGGCCGTACCGACGCCGCCAAGGCGATCGCTGCGGTCGCCAAGTCGCTGAAGCTCGATTCGCTGACCGCGAAATTCCTCGGCGTGCTCGCCGAGAACCGCCGCCTCGCCGATCTGCCGAAAATGATCGACGCCTTCGGCGCGATCGTCGCCGATCACCGCGGCGAAGTGACCGCCAAGGTCACCAGCGCACATCCGCTTTCGGCCGCGCAGCTCAAGGAGCTGACCGCGAACCTCAAATCCCGTGTCGGGCGCGACGTCACCGTCGACACGACCGTCGATCCCGCCATCCTCGGCGGCCTCGTCGTCCAGCTGGGCAGCCAGCTGATCGACGGCAGCATCCGTACCCGTCTCAATAGCTTCGCACAGGCGATGAAAGGCTAAACAATGGAAATCCGCGCCGCTGAAATCAGCAAGGTCATCAAGGACCAGATCGCCAATTTCGGGACCGACGCAACGGTCAGCGAAATCGGTTCGGTGCTCTCGGTCGGCGACGGCATCGCCCGCGTCCACGGCCTCGACAATGTCCAGGCCGGTGAAATGGTCGAATTCGCCAATGGCGTGAAGGGCATGGCGCTCAACCTCGAAGCCGACAACGTCGGTATCGTGATCTTCGGCTCGGACAGCGAGATCAAGGAAGGCGACACCGTCAAGCGCACCGGCACGATCGTCGACGTTCCCGTCGGCAAGGGCCTGCTCGGCCGCGTCGTCGATGGCCTCGGCAACCCGATCGACGGCAAGGGCCCGATCAAGGCCGACAAGCGCATGCGCGTCGAAGTGAAGGCGCCGGGCATCATCCCGCGCACCTCGGTTCACGAACCCGTCCAGACCGGCCTCAAGGCGCTCGACGCCCTCGTCCCCGTCGGCCGCGGCCAGCGCGAACTGATCATCGGCGACCGTCAGACCGGCAAGACCGCCGTCGCGATCGACACCTTCATCAACCAGAAGCAGGCGAACGCCGGCGACGATGAGTCGAAGAAGCTGTACTGCATCTACGTCGCCGTCGGCCAGAAGCGCTCGACCGTCGCGCAGATCGTGCGTCAGCTCGAAGAAAATGGCGCGATGGAATATTCGATCGTCGTCGCCGCGACCGCTTCGGAACCCGCTCCGCTCCAGTATCTCGCGCCTTACGCCGGCGTGACGATGGGCGAATATTTCCGCGACAACGGCATGCACGCCGTGATCGTGTATGACGATCTTTCGAAGCAGGCCGTCGCCTATCGCCAGATGTCGCTGCTGCTCCGCCGTCCGCCGGGCCGCGAAGCTTATCCCGGCGACGTTTTCTATCTCCACAGCCGCCTTCTCGAGCGCGCTGCAAAGATGAACAGCGACAATGGTTCGGGCTCGCTCACCGCGCTGCCGATCATCGAAACGCAGGCGGGCGACGTTTCGGCGTACATTCCGACCAACGTGATTTCGATCACCGACGGCCAGATCTTCCTCGAAACCAACCTGTTCAACGCCGGTATCCGCCCCGCGATCAACGTCGGTCTGTCGGTGAGCCGCGTCGGCTCGGCCGCGCAGACCAAGGCGATGAAGAAGGTGTCGGGCTCGATCAAGCTCGAGCTCGCCCAGTATCGCGAAATGGAAGCCTTCGCGCAGTTCGGTTCGGACCTCGACGCGTCGACGCAGAAGCTGCTCAACCGCGGCGCGCGCCTGACGCAGCTCCTCAAGCAGCCGCAGTTCCAGCCGATGCCGTTCGAAGAGCAGACCGCGTCGATCTTCGCCGGCACCAACGGTTATCTCGACAATGTCGCGACGACCGACGTGTCGCGCTACGAACAGGCGATGCTCGCCTATCTGCGCAGCGACCATGGCGATGTGCTGAAGACGATCCGCGACACCAAGGACCTTGGCGACGACGCCAAAAAGGGTCTGGTCGCGGCGCTCGACGCCTTCGCCAAGATCTTCGCTTAATCGCTTTCCGCATCCCGGCCCGGCCGGGACGCAAAGAGGGGCTTAAATGGCTTCGTTGAAGGAACTCAAAGGGCGCATCGTCTCGGTCAAATCGACCCAGAAGATCACCAAGGCCAAGAAAATGGTCGCGGCCGCCAAGCTTCGCAAGGCGCAGGCCGCGGCCGAGGCCGCGCGCCCCTATGCCGAGCGTCTCGAAGGCGTCGTCGCGAGCCTCGCGTCGAAGGTCGGCGCGTCGGATTCGGCGCCGCAGCTGCTCGCCGGCACCGGCAAGAG
Coding sequences within it:
- a CDS encoding S1C family serine protease, with amino-acid sequence MTRLLALLLALVTLSLPLSIPARAADDISAASRSVVRVVTVAMVDGEVVGFGHGSGIAISPTRIVTNAHVVESAAKYPDNVALGVVPSEGQKSFAGKLIAIDTARDLALVEITEGRLPAAAIYTGPLDSGADVVALGYPGNVDLATARSANDYITPRTPTRSEGNMSNMQSVDGVAMLIHTAKISRGNSGGPLVDQCGRITGINTAITRADDGDSPFAFAIAGRELLRFLADADQQYTSVGTPCLSLAEADARDRAAIDAESRASAEANAAKDAAAKLDRDLKQARAEEEALASRENRIALAGVLFVIGALAAGAGLLFYNQKNLRNAKIAGGAGAVLILGAAVLFATRPDAHAEIAEEAATAAVTEAPKLAQGNLLCTIRPDRSRITVSATTDVPISIGKGGCVNGRTQYTQASDDRWQRILVPNEEATVTVASIDSAGRDYRVERYLLDAETMAKARETRAAITLKSCTANPDELAGLAAQQDAIRSALPATPNERLVYRCQPAAGAAAASTGN
- a CDS encoding AAA family ATPase yields the protein MKLVFIHGPAASGKLTVARELAARTGLSLFHNHLVVDALLAVFPFGSPAFVELRERMWMDVFRAAAAEGRSLIFTFHPEASVAPDFPARAVSIVEAAGGTVDFVALHCAPDVIEARVAAPSRQACGKLSSLALLRELEAQGAFAYPPLPPAAVDIDSGMLSPADAAAHIADALGLYPDPSVSG
- a CDS encoding DUF6790 family protein, coding for MHLTVVLLTMLVLPAASVLIERWTGAGTAPLWQLVGKWFVFWGVGVRLLIAGARQIVKPELTATGIFGVTDKAAFPLAQELGFWNLTVGLIAIASIKRPDWVVPMAIAGMLFYAMAGALHVTNKSREFSENVAMISDLGMAALLLTFLVATFPVWRAA
- a CDS encoding dienelactone hydrolase family protein, with amino-acid sequence MMGEMIRMTMDDGAEIAVYHAAPVGERRGGLVLIQEIFGVTDHIREMCDDFAAEGYEVLSPALFDREHPGFESDYSGPQFQRAVELARELHPFEQSLKDAQTCIDALKGKGPVFITGYCYGGSVAWRMAQISPDLAASSAFYGSLVPTMFKDEAPACAAIAHFGRYDDGIPMEGVEALIAKDHPTAQIFVYEAGHGFNSDRRKDYHEASADLARERTLMLFRACGG
- a CDS encoding F0F1 ATP synthase subunit delta is translated as MENSGGIQGNITAGLAGRYAVALFDLARESNAIDAVAKSLATLKTGLADSADLSALIASPVVGRTDAAKAIAAVAKSLKLDSLTAKFLGVLAENRRLADLPKMIDAFGAIVADHRGEVTAKVTSAHPLSAAQLKELTANLKSRVGRDVTVDTTVDPAILGGLVVQLGSQLIDGSIRTRLNSFAQAMKG
- the atpA gene encoding F0F1 ATP synthase subunit alpha → MEIRAAEISKVIKDQIANFGTDATVSEIGSVLSVGDGIARVHGLDNVQAGEMVEFANGVKGMALNLEADNVGIVIFGSDSEIKEGDTVKRTGTIVDVPVGKGLLGRVVDGLGNPIDGKGPIKADKRMRVEVKAPGIIPRTSVHEPVQTGLKALDALVPVGRGQRELIIGDRQTGKTAVAIDTFINQKQANAGDDESKKLYCIYVAVGQKRSTVAQIVRQLEENGAMEYSIVVAATASEPAPLQYLAPYAGVTMGEYFRDNGMHAVIVYDDLSKQAVAYRQMSLLLRRPPGREAYPGDVFYLHSRLLERAAKMNSDNGSGSLTALPIIETQAGDVSAYIPTNVISITDGQIFLETNLFNAGIRPAINVGLSVSRVGSAAQTKAMKKVSGSIKLELAQYREMEAFAQFGSDLDASTQKLLNRGARLTQLLKQPQFQPMPFEEQTASIFAGTNGYLDNVATTDVSRYEQAMLAYLRSDHGDVLKTIRDTKDLGDDAKKGLVAALDAFAKIFA